A single genomic interval of Helianthus annuus cultivar XRQ/B chromosome 6, HanXRQr2.0-SUNRISE, whole genome shotgun sequence harbors:
- the LOC110863749 gene encoding cyclin-U2-2 gives MAISPRKLRNDVYSYTYQNDSNTPLVISVLASLIERTLVRNERTGRKCGSTMSKTGSKIRVFDCYERPDMSILSYLERIFKYTKAGPSVYVVAYVYIDRFCRSQPEFRITAWNVHRLLITTIMVASKYVEDMNYRNSYFARVGGITTKEMNKLELDFLFLMNFKMHVNVSVFESYCCHLEREVSIGGGYHIEKTLRCAEELKFLQVDERGYNQIA, from the exons ATGGCTATATCTCCAAGAAAGCTTAGAAACGATGTGTATTCATACACATACCAAAATGACTCAAACACCCCTTTGGTGATCTCGGTTCTTGCTTCTTTAATCGAACGAACATTGGTTAGAAACGAAAGAACCGGTAGGAAATGTGGTTCCACCATGTCAAAAACCGGTtcaaaaattagggtttttgattgctATGAAAGACCGGACATGAGTATACTGTCGTATCTTGAACGGATTTTTAAGTACACGAAAGCTGGTCCGTCAGTGTATGTGGTGGCGTACGTGTATATCGATCGGTTTTGTCGATCACAACCGGAGTTTAGGATAACTGCATGGAATGTTCATAGGCTTCTTATTACAACTATCATGGTGGCTTCAAAATATGTTGAAGACAT GAACTACAGAAATTCAtattttgcaagagttgggggaaTAACAACAAAAGAAATGAACAAGTTGGAGCTTGATTTTCTATTCTTAATGAATTTCAAAATGCATGTAAATGTGAGTGTTTTTGAGAGCTATTGTTGTCATTTAGAGAGAGAAGTGAGCATAGGAGGTGGTTACCACATTGAGAAGACGTTACGCTGCGCTGAAGAACTTAAATTTCTACAAGTAGATGAGAGAGGATATAATCAAATTGCCTGA
- the LOC110944386 gene encoding uncharacterized protein LOC110944386: MSKFAKFLKDLLKRKDRLGEASNIPLSRGCSAVVLNKIPEKLTDPGLFTIPCLFGSDTECRALADLGASINLMPYSMYERLGLGELSPTRMSLSLADRLVKYPRGIIENLLVKVNKFFFPVDFVVLDMEADEKVPIILGRPFLFTAKAISDVFDGKITLQVGEERVTFEIARSMEHPSVEGKLDEVLEKVEEVVSESEEGEETEWVPEVLELSEVKSENESTPLEKPAPLELKVLPSHLEYAFLGEGSDFPVIITSKLEEGEMVGC, from the exons ATGTCTAAATTTGCAAAATTCTTAAAGGACCTTCTAAAACGTAAAGATAGGTTAGGAGAGGCTTCTAACATTCCCCTTAGTAGAGGGTGTTCCGCCGTAGTCTTGAACAAGATCccggaaaaattgacggatccgggccttttCACCATTCCATGCTTGTTCgggagtgataccgagtgtagggccctagccgatTTAGGAGCGAGTATAAACCTCATGCCATATTCCATGTACGAGAggttaggtctaggagagttATCCCCTACACGTATGTCTTTGTCCTTAGCCGATAGATTAGTGAAGTATCCACGTGGTATAATTGAAAACCTTTTAGTTAAAGTGAACAAATTCTTCTTTCCCGTAGACTTTgtcgttcttgatatggaagccgaTGAGAAGGTTCCTATCATTTTAGGACGCCCATTCTTGTTTACCGCCAAGGCTATCAGTGATGTCTTCGACGGTAAAATTACACTTCAAGTCGGTGAGGAGAGAGTCACTTTCGAGATAGCAcgttccatggaacaccctagtg TTGAGGGTAAGTTAGATGAGGTACTTGAGAAAGTAGAGGAAGTTGTGAGTGAGAGTGAGGAAGGAGAAGAGACAGAGTGGGTCCCCGAAGTGTTAGAGTTGAGTGAAGTGAAAAGCGAGAATGAGAGCACACCCTTAGAGAAGCCCGCCCCATTAGAACTTAAGGTTCTCCCATCCCACTTAGAGTATGCTTTCCTTGGTGAGGGGTCCGATTTTCCCGTCATTATTACATCTAAGTTAGAGGAGGGGGAAATGGTAGGTTGTTAG